Sequence from the Nitrospinaceae bacterium genome:
ATGCGGCGCGGACGGCGTTTGAATTTCGCTCCCACCTGGTTGTCGATGCCGGAGGCAGGAACGGCGTGTCCCTGCGCCGGTTTGGTTTAAAAAAGAAAGGCGCGGGGTCGGGGAAGATCGCCCTGGCCGCCCACTGGACCGTGCCGAATCCGCTGAAGAAATACTGCTACATGCATATCAGCCGTCCGGGCTATACCGGCATCGCCCCGACCGGAGAAAATCAGGTCAACGTCGTTCTTGTGGTGGATGGAAAATCATTGCAGGGACAGGACCTTCAGGAATTTTACGTTGAGACGGTTCTAAACAACCCGCTGCGCCGGAGCCTGCTTGACCAGGGCCAGGTGGAGGAAAAGGTGCGGAGCGTCGATTCACTGGCATTTTCCGTGCGGCCTCCCCAAATAGGCGGGTTGCTGTTGGTGGGCGATGCGTCAGGGTTCATCGACCCGTTCACCGGCGAGGGGATTTATCTTTCCTTGCGAAGCGCGCAGATTGCAGGCGGAGTGATCGATGTGGCCATGAAGAAAAACGATTTTTCAAGAGAAGCGCTTTCCGTTTACGAGCGGATACGGAATAAAGAGTTCAGCAAAAAATTCCTGTTGAGCAAAATTCTCCAGCGCTTGATTTACAGTCCCGCATTGTGCAACCGGGTCATCCGGACACTGGCCGGGAAACCGGATCAGGCGGCTACGCTGGTGGGTGTGATCGGGGACTATTTTCCCGCCGATACAGTTTTGTCCTTCGGGTTCCTGTGGCGATTGTTGAAAAACTCCACAGGCGTTCCTTCAAAAAAAACTGCTGTTAAAGAGGTGGAAGCTTCCATCCCGTAAAAGACCGTTTAGCGGAATCAGAGTTTGAAGCAGAATTGCCAATTCTGTTTCAGCAAATGGGGCACACCCTATTTGTCAGGCTGTCACGGAGGAATTTCAAACGGAAAAACGCGCTTTTCAGGGGATAAAAATCGAGGGACCCTAAATGTCAGTAAAAAAAGATCACCCTCTTTGCCTGCCTAGAAGGAGAGCTTTGCATAACCCGTCTTTGCGAGGAGCCAACGGCGACGAAGCAATCCAGAGACTTTGGATCGCCGCGCCGCTTCGCGGTTCGCGATGACGGTTTGGAAAGTTTCACTGTAAATTTCGTGAAGATTTTCGACTTTTGCAAAGGTCTCACCAGGAAGGGGCAAATAAAAAACTATTCCATGTTTGCAAAAGCTCTTGTCTGGAACAGGATTCTTTTAATGCAAATGCGCCTGATAAGTGCTGAGGATTTCTTCCAGCCGGTCCTTGGCTTTCAGTTTTTCCTTCTGGTGTTTCTTCTTTTCGATTTCCTGTTCGCTTGACAGAAATTTCATTTTATTTAATTCTTCGACCCGGTTTTTTAAAGCGCTGTGTTCCTCGTAGAGCTTTTTGAACTCTTCATTTTCACCTTTGATTTTCTCCAATAGTTCAGGATTGATTTCCATATTTCCAGTCTCCCTTTCAAAAAATTTTCTTCAATAAATTTATTTCCGCTTCCGGTTTTCTGACGTATTTAATTTTTAACTCACCCAAATCCTGGCAGGGGTTGCAATCCAAAAAAGGTCTTGCCAGAAGCGCCGCGCTCGCCGCCACAGTACGTCTTTTTGTGATTGAACCGTCGATGAACCGAGAGCCCAGCTTCCGTTCAAAAAACTCACCATAAGCATTGAGTCCGGTCCCGATGAAAACCGTTGGCTCGGAAATTTTGCCGCATAATATTTCAGGACACAGGGCCGTGTCCGCATTTAACCGTTTCAAACGGGTTTTTTCATATTTAAAAAAACCGCAATAAACTTCTTTTTTCCGTGCGTCCAAAAGGGCGCATATGGGATAATCCGTGATCTCCGCGCACGCGGAAACGGCTTCCAGCGTATCGATCCCCTTGAAGGGGATTTCCCTGGCAAGCACAAACCCCTTGATAAGACTCACTCCCACGCGCAGTCCGGTAAAAGAACCCGGGCCGGTGGTGATGCCGAATCCGCCGATGTCCTCCAGACTGAATCGGGCCTGTGATAAGACGCGATCCACGGCCTTTAAAAGTCCGTCCGAAGGGTTCGATTGATCTTCTAACGATGTTTCGGAAATTATGTGATTGTTTTCAAGGAGGGCAACACTACCCTGTGGGATCGACGAGTCGATTCCCAGGATTCTCATCATTCTAGAAAAATTCCAGAAACAGGTACCATGATAATGAATACCTCATTGCATTTCAGTTCACCCTAAAATTAGTGGATTGTGAGGAAAAAGTCAAACAAAAACCCCTGTTTTTCCCATCGCGACAAACGCGACGAGTGAGCAAAAAAGTATTTTTAAAACAATAACTTACCTGTTTTTCGTCTCTTCGTTCGCGGGTTCGATATGATTTAAATATTTGAATTAAAAGGCTTTATTTGTTTGCGTTGAAAAGTCTTCCGGTTCTCGGAATCTGGGCTCTCCTTCATCCCGTCGAATTTAAACCATTGCCTGAAAAAACTTGAAGGTAGAGAGGTGAAACTTTACTATTGTCAATGTAATTATAATCAGTATAATCATTGAAATTATTGAGCTTATTTGCTTGACAAAGTTAAATCAGAGCCTTATCGTGTAATTCGTAGTAAATCTTTGCAAGTCGAAACCGACAAATGGTGGAGGAGAAAAAATGGAGACTAAAGGGTTTTTATTTCGGAAGGGGAGAACATTATGTTTTTCGAAGTAAGAATTTTCGACGCAGATGGCGAGTTAAAACGAGTGGTTTCTCCCAAGAAATTGAGCAAAAGGTATTGGAAGGAAAGTGGCAATATCCTGCCGGATTTTAGTGACAATGATTTTAATACGGAAGATTTAGAAAATCGAAAAAGCTGGGAAAAAGTTCGCATTCGGGTGGACGATACCAGTGTGTGACGGTTCCCGGTTCGCAAAGGCAAGTCATGCCGGATGATTTTATAAGTCATTGATTAAATTGATCTATTTAAATTCAGGGGTTCCGGCAGACTTTGCTTTTTATCAATTTTACCCCGATAGCGATATCCGTCCGCGGACGAGACCTGTTTTTTTCTGTCGGCCCCCCAATTCCCCCCCAAAATAGTCTATAAATGTGGTACTAGATATAGCATTTGTAGATTTTCCGTGTAAAACCCTTTGGAGTTAACCATGTACATTACCACCGGGGATGACCTCGCTGTCCTCTGTGAGCAGTTAAAAAAGTGCGACGTTTTGGCCCTCGACACGGAATTTGTCCGGGAACGGACCTATTTCCATCGCTTGGGGCTGATTCAAGTGGCAGGCGACGGTGTTTGCGCCGCGATCGATCCCATTCTTATTTCCGACCTCAGTCCGTTTCTGGAGATTGTTTCCAATCCCAAGGTATTGAAAATTTTTCATGCCGCCAAACAGGATCTGGAAATTCTCGTTCGTCTGACCGGCAAGGTCGTGACCCCTGTTTTCGATACACAAGTAGCCGCGGCTCTGGTCGGGTGGGGATCGCAGATTTCCTTCGCCAAGATCGTGCAGAAGGTCATGAACAAGAAGATACATAAAACGGAGACTTATACCGATTGGTGCCGCCGGCCTTTGAGCCAGAACCAGATCGATTACGCCCTGGACGATGCCAGGTTTCTTTTGCCGGTTTACAAAAGACTCATACAGGTTTTGAAGAAAATGAATCGTTTGGATTGGACCCAGGGAGAGTTTGTGAATTTAGAAAATCCCAAGGTGTATGGCATCCCCGATCCCCGGCGGCAATTTTTAAAAATAAAAAATATCAGGAGCCTGAAGCGCAAAAACTTAGCCGTTATGGTTGAGTTGGCCGCCTGGCGGGAAAAGGAGGCAATTAGAAGGGATTGTTTGCCGAAAGCGGTGGTCCGGGACGAGCCTCTCCTGGAAATCGCCAGAATATTGCCCAAAAAACTGGACGACCTGGGGAGCATTCGCGGTTTTCACCGCAAGGAAGTGTCTAAATGCGGCGAAGCGATCTTGAATGCCATCCAGAAAGGTTTAGTGCTTCCTGACGACCAGATCCCGGAGCTACCGGAGTATGACGGATATTCCACGAGCAAGGGAGTCGAAGAACTTTTAGCGGCGTATGTCCAGATCCGCTCAGAGGAGCTGAAAATTGAGCCCAGTGTCCTGGCGCATCGTAAGCAAATCCACGACTTCGTGAAGTGTTACGAACAGGATAAAAACCTCGCGGAACATTTTTTATTGCAGGGCTGGAGAAAGGAATGCATCGGCTCAAAATTGTCATCCATTCTCGATGGCAGTCAGGCGCTCGTAATTGGAGAAAAGGGCAAAGTAAAACTGATTTCAATGAACCACAAGTGACCTGCCGGTTTTTTGACTCCCCTCACTATTTCCGAGGGTTCCCCTGGATGGACTGAAACCACGCCTTAAAATCCGCATCGTCTCGCATATTTTCCAAATCGGGGTCGATCTCGATTTCCTGAAAATCCTTGTAGCCTAAATCAACGGCTTTCTTAATAGAATTCAAACTGGCTTTCGATTGTTTCGTCAATGAATAGTAGCAGGCAAGGTTGTAATGCAGAAGCGGGTTGGAGGCGTTGATGGTTTCCAGGTCGCGAAGCGTTTTCAGCGCCTCGTCATATTTCCCGGCCCTGAAGTAAGTGGTGCTGAGGTTGATGAAGGTCTCCTGAAATTCCTCATTGTGGTGCAGTGCCATTTTGTAATTTTTTTCCGCCTCGTCCCATTTCCCTTGCCGTAGAGATTTATTGCCCTCGTTGAAATGGAAAATTCCCATGCGCCTGTTATTTTCCGGATCGGAATGGTCGTCTGCAGAGTGCCCGGAATGGTCGTGGTCTCCGGCGGGGGAAGGCTTTTGGCTTTTAGAAGAGTCCACCTTGAGGTGATCGGTCACAAAGAATAAAACGATGGAAAGCAGTAAAAGGATCGGAGCGTATCGCTTCATATAGTTAAAGGCCTGGAATTATTTGAGCGAGGGTATAAAACATTTTGATAACGCCATCAGCTCATTGACGGAACCCAAATGCGGAATGTGTTCCATCTTCGCGCCGTGCGAGATCAGGTTGTATATTTGGGTCTCGGGGTACTGCCGGGCGATCTGCTCCATGGTTCGCTTATAGCTGAACATGGACTGACTGGTCTGCACCATTGAACCCGCGGCTCCCTCGATTTGGATTTGTTTTTTTAAGCCTGCCTGCTCCAAATGCGTGTCGACCAAGGGATTGCTGTGCGCCATGCGGTCAAGCAGTTGCTGGTTTTGGTCGGACTCGCGCGAATAGGTGCGGCGGCCCGAATAGGCGCAGTCCTGACCGGCCAGGAACACAGGATCGCACCCCAATCGAATCAGGCCGTCGAGCCCCAGGCAGGAGACCGATCCCCCGGCCTGAGTGGTGCCTTTTTCTTCCATTTGCGCCGTTTCATTTTTATACAGGGAATGGCCTTCCTTGAACACCACGAATTTTTCCCCCTGAAAACAGGAGATGATTTTCGCGTGTGCCGTGGGTGTATAAATCAATTTAAAGGCGCTGTCCAGGTCCTCCCTGAAATGGCGGAAACTTTCCACTTGCGGATCCAGCGTGAACACGTAATGCGGAAGGATTCCCGCACGCGTCAGGATAGGAAGCGCGGTATCGACGCAGGCGATGACCGCCGAGCCGGTAAACCGCTTTAAATGCGGCAGAACATCGTCCAGGGACGGGCCGGCGCTGATCAGAATTCCCGGTTGCCCGCAATGGATTCCCGTCAGCGAACGGATTCCTGGGCTTTGCCGGATTGCTTCCCGGTTAAAATAATAGTTCCGGCTTTCCAGATCGCCTAAGACAGCCGGAAAGCGGCGCTCCATCAACATCACTTCCAGAGCGTTGCTGAGTGAAGGAAAGCGGTCCGGGATGCACTTGAAAGACGAAGAATGAAATAAGACTTCAGGCGGCGCCTCGGAACCATGGCACCATGCCTCCATTTGCCCGGAAATCTCCCTGGAAACGGCGGCTTCCTCACGGCCAAAAATCAGATAGAACCGCGGGTCCGATAAAATGTCCGTCTGATTCCTGAGACACATCGCGGCGGACAGCAGGTCCGGGTTCAACTCGATGACCAGAAGTTTTCCTTGCGGACCAATTTTTTTTAACACTGCCTGGACGTGGTATCCCAGGCCAAACCCGTACAGGCAGACAAAACTTCCCGGATGAATGTCGGTTGCAAATTTTTCCCCCTCTTTAATCGGGTCGTATGCGCTGTGAAGGAGGAGATTGCCGTAGCGTATCGTTGGCTCTCCGGCGTTTGTGGCAAGAACCTCGACCCGGTCCGAAAGGCTTTCAGACAGCGAGGCGAGCGCCGGCCATCGGGTTTTGAGGGCGGAAAGATTGTGTGTGTAGAAAGAATTCATGCGGACAGCGTTTAAATCGAGAATTGCTTTGCCTTCATCATTTATTGTAACCTTGCAATTAGATCGG
This genomic interval carries:
- the rnd gene encoding ribonuclease D; its protein translation is MYITTGDDLAVLCEQLKKCDVLALDTEFVRERTYFHRLGLIQVAGDGVCAAIDPILISDLSPFLEIVSNPKVLKIFHAAKQDLEILVRLTGKVVTPVFDTQVAAALVGWGSQISFAKIVQKVMNKKIHKTETYTDWCRRPLSQNQIDYALDDARFLLPVYKRLIQVLKKMNRLDWTQGEFVNLENPKVYGIPDPRRQFLKIKNIRSLKRKNLAVMVELAAWREKEAIRRDCLPKAVVRDEPLLEIARILPKKLDDLGSIRGFHRKEVSKCGEAILNAIQKGLVLPDDQIPELPEYDGYSTSKGVEELLAAYVQIRSEELKIEPSVLAHRKQIHDFVKCYEQDKNLAEHFLLQGWRKECIGSKLSSILDGSQALVIGEKGKVKLISMNHK
- a CDS encoding geranylgeranyl hydrogenase BchP; translated protein: MNQYDIIVIGGGPAGCATALFLSRAGHQVALLDQATFPRDKVCGEFISPAADAILDDLGVLADIEAKSPVRLKGVAISSYEKTGFAVEYPSLPGHKESMTSLSLPRFAFDQIMMERVRQEGIEVKEGHKVTDFIIEDGNVAGVRGRDAARTAFEFRSHLVVDAGGRNGVSLRRFGLKKKGAGSGKIALAAHWTVPNPLKKYCYMHISRPGYTGIAPTGENQVNVVLVVDGKSLQGQDLQEFYVETVLNNPLRRSLLDQGQVEEKVRSVDSLAFSVRPPQIGGLLLVGDASGFIDPFTGEGIYLSLRSAQIAGGVIDVAMKKNDFSREALSVYERIRNKEFSKKFLLSKILQRLIYSPALCNRVIRTLAGKPDQAATLVGVIGDYFPADTVLSFGFLWRLLKNSTGVPSKKTAVKEVEASIP
- a CDS encoding tRNA (adenosine(37)-N6)-threonylcarbamoyltransferase complex dimerization subunit type 1 TsaB, translated to MMRILGIDSSIPQGSVALLENNHIISETSLEDQSNPSDGLLKAVDRVLSQARFSLEDIGGFGITTGPGSFTGLRVGVSLIKGFVLAREIPFKGIDTLEAVSACAEITDYPICALLDARKKEVYCGFFKYEKTRLKRLNADTALCPEILCGKISEPTVFIGTGLNAYGEFFERKLGSRFIDGSITKRRTVAASAALLARPFLDCNPCQDLGELKIKYVRKPEAEINLLKKIF